One Setaria viridis chromosome 7, Setaria_viridis_v4.0, whole genome shotgun sequence genomic region harbors:
- the LOC117864388 gene encoding isocitrate dehydrogenase [NAD] regulatory subunit 1, mitochondrial isoform X2 produces the protein MARRSAPLLRRLVSASSPPAPQPLPGHCGGLARRTVTYMPRPGDGTPRAVTLIPGDGIGPLVTGAVRQVMEAMHAPVYFETYEVHGDMPTVPPAVIESIRRNKVCIKGGLATPVGGGVSSLNMQLRKELDLYASLVHCSNLPGIPTRHQGVDIVVIRENTEGEYSGLEHEVVPGVVESLKFCSERIAKYAFEYAYLNNRKKVTAVHKANIMKLADGLFLESCREVASKYPGIQYNEMIVDNCSMQLVSKPEQFDVMVTPNLYGNLVANTAAGIVGGTGIMPGGNVGQDYAIFEQGASAGNVGNENIVEQKKANPVALLLSSAMMLRHLQFPSFADRLETAVKRVVAEGTYKTKDLGGTSTTQEVTDAVIANLD, from the exons ATGGCGCGGCGATCCGCCCCTCTCCTGCGCCGCCtcgtctccgcctcctccccgcccgcgccgcagcCCCTCCCGGGCCACTGCGGCGGCCTCGCGCGGCGCACGGTGACCTACATGCCGCGGCCCGGGGACGGCACCCCGCGCGCCGTCACGCTCATCCCGGGCGACGGCATCGGGCCCCTCGTCACGGGTGCCGTGCGCCAGGTCATGGAGGCGATGCACGCGCCCGTCTACTTCGAGACCTACGAGGTCCACGGCGACATGCCCACGGTCCCGCCCGCCGTCATCGAGTCCATCCGCCGCAACAAGGTCTGCATCAAGGGCGGGCTCGCCAcccccgtcggcggcggggtctcctccctcaacatgcagctccgGAAGGAGCTCGACCTCTACGCCTCGCTCGTACACTGCTCCAACCTCCCCGGCATTCCCACCAGGCACCAGGGCGTCGACATCGTCGTCATCAGGGAGAACACCGAGGGCGAGTACTCGGGGCTCGAGCACGAGGTCGTGCCCGGGGTCGTCGAGAGCCTCAAG TTTTGCTCCGAGAGGATTGCCAAATATGCGTTCGAGTATGCTTACCTTAACAACCGAAAGAAAGTCACTGCAGTGCATAAAGCAAACATCATGAAGCTTGCTGATGGTTTGTTCTTGGAGTCTTGCCGTGAGGTTGCTTCAAAGTATCCTGGTATTCAGTACAATGAAATGATTGTTGACAACTGCTCTATGCAACTTGTCTCAAAGCCTGAACAATTTGATGTCATG GTTACACCTAATCTTTATGGCAATTTGGTGGCTAACACAGCTGCAGGTATTGTCGGAGGGACTGGTATCATGCCTGGAG GCAACGTGGGTCAGGACTATGCCATCTTCGAGCAAGGTGCTTCTGCAGGAAATGTCGGAAATGAGAATATCGTAGAGCAGAAGAAAGCAAACCCTGTCGCTCTGCTTCTATCATCCGCCATGATGTTGCGGCATTTGCAGTTCCCGTCATTCGCTGACCGGCTGGAGACGGCAGTGAAGCGTGTCGTTGCAGAAGGCACATACAAAACAAAGGATCTGGGCGGCACCAGCACCACACAGGAAGTCACCGATGCGGTGATTGCCAATCTGGATTAG
- the LOC117865596 gene encoding probable purine permease 11 isoform X2, with protein sequence MLMLLCGEAMAPLLTRLYFNSGGGSMWMATLAQSAGWPLLLVPLLLTPAAAAVAAEEPQPAAAGKVAAVCVGLGLLIGFENLMYSYAMLYLPVSTFSLVAATQLAFSAVTSRLINARRLTALVLNSVVVLTFSAALLAMGSSDSDGGGAGASGSKKRALGFVMTLSAAAVHALILSLFEATFEKVIKASTLRWVLTVEISTNAVATAVAAAALLASGQWRAIPGEAAAFEHGAAAYVATLAGVAVAWEAASLGTVRLIARASSLFANVTGTLDVPLVPVLAVAMFGDRMTGIKVVAMLMAVWGFLSYVYQHYLDDRRAAKRKGRSQAQAVVPALDDVASQRLLERTCVIQLSK encoded by the coding sequence ATGCTGATGCTGCTCTGCGGGGAGGCCATGGCGCCCCTCCTCACCCGCCTCTACTTCAACTCCGGGGGCGGCAGCATGTGGATGGCCACGCTCGCGCAGTCCGCCGGCTGGCCGCTGCTGCTCGTCCCGCTCCTCctcacgccggcggcggcggcggtggcggccgaggAGCCCcagcccgcggcggcgggcaaggtggcGGCCGTCTGCGTCGGCCTCGGGCTCCTCATCGGCTTCGAGAACCTGATGTACTCGTACGCCATGCTGTACCTGCCCGTGTCCACCTTCTCGCTCGTGGCCGCGACGCAGCTCGCCTTCAGCGCCGTCACCTCGCGCCTCATCAACGCGCGGCGCCTCACCGCGCTCGTCCTCAACTCCGTCGTCGTGCTCACCTTCtccgccgcgctgctcgccaTGGGCTCCTCCGActctgacggcggcggcgccggggcctcCGGCAGCAAGAAGCGCGCGCTCGGCTTCGTCATGACCCTGTCCGCGGCCGCCGTCCACGCGCTCATCCTGTCCCTGTTCGAGGCCACCTTCGAGAAGGTGATCAAGGCGAGCACGCTGCGGTGGGTGCTGACGGTGGAGATCAGCACGAACGCGGTGgccacggcggtggcggcggcggcgctgctcgcgTCGGGGCAGTGGAGGGCGATCCCGGGGGAAGCGGCGGCATTCGAGCACGGGGCGGCGGCGTACGTGGCGACGctggcgggcgtcgccgtggcGTGGGAGGCGGCGTCGCTGGGGACGGTGCGGCTGATCGCGAGGGCGTCGTCGCTGTTCGCGAACGTGACGGGCACGCTGGACGTGCCGCTGGTGCCGGTGTTGGCGGTGGCGATGTTCGGGGACAGGATGACGGGGATCAAGGTTGTGGCCATGCTCATGGCCGTGTGGGGTTTCCTCTCGTACGTGTACCAGCACTACCTCGACGATCGTCGCGCAGCGAAGCGGAAGGGTAGAAGCCAAGCCCAAGCAGTTGTTCCGGCTCTCGATGACGTGGCCTCACAGAGGCTCTTGGAAAGGACGTGTGTGATCCAACTATCCAAGTGA
- the LOC117863933 gene encoding uncharacterized protein, whose translation MAHRGHLDGLNAQAPGLLRHGSFAAGSLSNRSPLDSSSTLEMLENKLAMQTAEVEKLIRENQRLAKSHVVLRQDIVDTEKEMQLIRTHLGEVQTETDLQIRDLLERIRLMEADIQSGDTVKKELHQVHMEAKRLIAERQMLNLEIENANNELQKLSASGDNKSLTELLAELDGLRKEHHSLRTQFEFEKNTNVKQVEQMRTMEMNLITMTKQAEKLRADVANAERRAQAAAAQAAAQAAGAQVAASQPGTAQATAVSAAAPNPYASAYANYPTAYQQGTQPGEYQQGTQAGAYQQATQAGAYQQGTQPAAYQQGTQAGAYAYAYNATAYQMHAAQANTYAGYPGYQVPGYAQTAVPNYPGAYAVPPQQPISSGAATDVGNMYGVVGSTGYPAGQVQPSSGTANAAQAPPPPPPPAAPYPGTYDPARGAQR comes from the exons ATGGCTCATCGTGGACACCTGGATGGACTGAATGCCCAAGCTCCAGGTCTGCTGCGCCATGGTTCCTTCGCTGCAGGCAGCCTCTCTAATCGCTCACCTTTGGACTCTTCATCCACACTGGAGATGCTGGAGAACAAGCTTGCTATGCAGACTGCGGAGGTAGAAAAGCTTATCAGGGAGAATCAACGGTTAGCAAAAAGCCATGTGGTCTTGAGGCAGGACATTGTTGATACAGAGAAAGAGATGCAATTGATTCGCACCCACCTAGGTGAAGTTCAGACAGAGACTGATTTACAGATTAGAGATTTATTGGAGAGAATCAGATTGATGGAGGCAGACATACAAAGTGGTGATACAGTGAAAAAGGAGCTTCACCAAGTGCATATGGAGGCAAAGAGACTTATTGCTGAAAGGCAGATGTTAAACCTTGAGATAGAGAATGCGAATAATGAATTACAGAAACTCTCTGCCTCAGGTGACAATAAAAGCCTTACTGAATTGCTTGCTGAGCTAGATGGGCTACGGAAAGAGCATCATAGTCTACG AACTCAATTTGAATTTGAGAAGAATACAAACGTCAAGCAAGTTGAGCAGATGCGGACAATGGAGATGAACCTGATAACCATGACTAAACAGGCTGAGAAGTTACGTGCTGATGTGGCAAATGCTGAAAGGCGGGCACAGG cagctgcagctcaagcAGCAGCACAGGCGGCAGGTGCGCAGGTGGCAGCTTCACAGCCTGGGACAGCACAGGCTACAGCAGTGTCAGCAGCAGCCCCAAACCCATATGCAAGTGCATATGCCAATTACCCCACAGCATATCAGCAGGGAACCCAGCCAGGGGAATATCAGCAGGGAACCCAGGCTGGGGCATATCAGCAAGCAACCCAGGCTGGAGCATATCAGCAAGGAACCCAGCCTGCGGCATATCAGCAGGGAACCCAGGCTGGGGCATACGCCTATGCTTACAATGCAACTGCTTACCAAATGCATGCTGCGCAAGCTAACACATATGCAGGTTACCCTGGCTATCAAGTTCCGGGCTATGCGCAAACTGCAGTGCCTAATTATCCTGGTGCCTATGCTGTGCCTCCGCAACAACCCATAAGCAGCGGTGCGGCAACGGATGTCGGGAACATGTATGGCGTGGTTGGTAGCACTGGATATCCTGCTGGGCAAGTTCAGCCGAGCAGTGGCACCGCAAATGCAGCGCaagcacctccacctccaccaccaccggcagcaCCATACCCGGGCACATATGACCCAGCAAGAGGAGCCCAGAGGTGA
- the LOC117865596 gene encoding probable purine permease 11 isoform X1: MAHAHEIQPQIRGFPGHEESGGGDDREWPEPATRGPNRRGIRWWVLVLVDMLMLLCGEAMAPLLTRLYFNSGGGSMWMATLAQSAGWPLLLVPLLLTPAAAAVAAEEPQPAAAGKVAAVCVGLGLLIGFENLMYSYAMLYLPVSTFSLVAATQLAFSAVTSRLINARRLTALVLNSVVVLTFSAALLAMGSSDSDGGGAGASGSKKRALGFVMTLSAAAVHALILSLFEATFEKVIKASTLRWVLTVEISTNAVATAVAAAALLASGQWRAIPGEAAAFEHGAAAYVATLAGVAVAWEAASLGTVRLIARASSLFANVTGTLDVPLVPVLAVAMFGDRMTGIKVVAMLMAVWGFLSYVYQHYLDDRRAAKRKGRSQAQAVVPALDDVASQRLLERTCVIQLSK; the protein is encoded by the exons ATGGCACACGCTCATGAAATTCAGCCTCAGATCAGAG GTTTTCCGGGGCACGAAgaatccggcggcggcgatgacagGGAGTGGCCGGAACCCGCCACGCGTGGCCCGAACAGACGCGGCATACGGTGGTGGGTGCTGGTGCTAGTGGACATGCTGATGCTGCTCTGCGGGGAGGCCATGGCGCCCCTCCTCACCCGCCTCTACTTCAACTCCGGGGGCGGCAGCATGTGGATGGCCACGCTCGCGCAGTCCGCCGGCTGGCCGCTGCTGCTCGTCCCGCTCCTCctcacgccggcggcggcggcggtggcggccgaggAGCCCcagcccgcggcggcgggcaaggtggcGGCCGTCTGCGTCGGCCTCGGGCTCCTCATCGGCTTCGAGAACCTGATGTACTCGTACGCCATGCTGTACCTGCCCGTGTCCACCTTCTCGCTCGTGGCCGCGACGCAGCTCGCCTTCAGCGCCGTCACCTCGCGCCTCATCAACGCGCGGCGCCTCACCGCGCTCGTCCTCAACTCCGTCGTCGTGCTCACCTTCtccgccgcgctgctcgccaTGGGCTCCTCCGActctgacggcggcggcgccggggcctcCGGCAGCAAGAAGCGCGCGCTCGGCTTCGTCATGACCCTGTCCGCGGCCGCCGTCCACGCGCTCATCCTGTCCCTGTTCGAGGCCACCTTCGAGAAGGTGATCAAGGCGAGCACGCTGCGGTGGGTGCTGACGGTGGAGATCAGCACGAACGCGGTGgccacggcggtggcggcggcggcgctgctcgcgTCGGGGCAGTGGAGGGCGATCCCGGGGGAAGCGGCGGCATTCGAGCACGGGGCGGCGGCGTACGTGGCGACGctggcgggcgtcgccgtggcGTGGGAGGCGGCGTCGCTGGGGACGGTGCGGCTGATCGCGAGGGCGTCGTCGCTGTTCGCGAACGTGACGGGCACGCTGGACGTGCCGCTGGTGCCGGTGTTGGCGGTGGCGATGTTCGGGGACAGGATGACGGGGATCAAGGTTGTGGCCATGCTCATGGCCGTGTGGGGTTTCCTCTCGTACGTGTACCAGCACTACCTCGACGATCGTCGCGCAGCGAAGCGGAAGGGTAGAAGCCAAGCCCAAGCAGTTGTTCCGGCTCTCGATGACGTGGCCTCACAGAGGCTCTTGGAAAGGACGTGTGTGATCCAACTATCCAAGTGA
- the LOC117864388 gene encoding isocitrate dehydrogenase [NAD] regulatory subunit 1, mitochondrial isoform X1 — MARRSAPLLRRLVSASSPPAPQPLPGHCGGLARRTVTYMPRPGDGTPRAVTLIPGDGIGPLVTGAVRQVMEAMHAPVYFETYEVHGDMPTVPPAVIESIRRNKVCIKGGLATPVGGGVSSLNMQLRKELDLYASLVHCSNLPGIPTRHQGVDIVVIRENTEGEYSGLEHEVVPGVVESLKVITKFCSERIAKYAFEYAYLNNRKKVTAVHKANIMKLADGLFLESCREVASKYPGIQYNEMIVDNCSMQLVSKPEQFDVMVTPNLYGNLVANTAAGIVGGTGIMPGGNVGQDYAIFEQGASAGNVGNENIVEQKKANPVALLLSSAMMLRHLQFPSFADRLETAVKRVVAEGTYKTKDLGGTSTTQEVTDAVIANLD; from the exons ATGGCGCGGCGATCCGCCCCTCTCCTGCGCCGCCtcgtctccgcctcctccccgcccgcgccgcagcCCCTCCCGGGCCACTGCGGCGGCCTCGCGCGGCGCACGGTGACCTACATGCCGCGGCCCGGGGACGGCACCCCGCGCGCCGTCACGCTCATCCCGGGCGACGGCATCGGGCCCCTCGTCACGGGTGCCGTGCGCCAGGTCATGGAGGCGATGCACGCGCCCGTCTACTTCGAGACCTACGAGGTCCACGGCGACATGCCCACGGTCCCGCCCGCCGTCATCGAGTCCATCCGCCGCAACAAGGTCTGCATCAAGGGCGGGCTCGCCAcccccgtcggcggcggggtctcctccctcaacatgcagctccgGAAGGAGCTCGACCTCTACGCCTCGCTCGTACACTGCTCCAACCTCCCCGGCATTCCCACCAGGCACCAGGGCGTCGACATCGTCGTCATCAGGGAGAACACCGAGGGCGAGTACTCGGGGCTCGAGCACGAGGTCGTGCCCGGGGTCGTCGAGAGCCTCAAG GTGATCACAAAGTTTTGCTCCGAGAGGATTGCCAAATATGCGTTCGAGTATGCTTACCTTAACAACCGAAAGAAAGTCACTGCAGTGCATAAAGCAAACATCATGAAGCTTGCTGATGGTTTGTTCTTGGAGTCTTGCCGTGAGGTTGCTTCAAAGTATCCTGGTATTCAGTACAATGAAATGATTGTTGACAACTGCTCTATGCAACTTGTCTCAAAGCCTGAACAATTTGATGTCATG GTTACACCTAATCTTTATGGCAATTTGGTGGCTAACACAGCTGCAGGTATTGTCGGAGGGACTGGTATCATGCCTGGAG GCAACGTGGGTCAGGACTATGCCATCTTCGAGCAAGGTGCTTCTGCAGGAAATGTCGGAAATGAGAATATCGTAGAGCAGAAGAAAGCAAACCCTGTCGCTCTGCTTCTATCATCCGCCATGATGTTGCGGCATTTGCAGTTCCCGTCATTCGCTGACCGGCTGGAGACGGCAGTGAAGCGTGTCGTTGCAGAAGGCACATACAAAACAAAGGATCTGGGCGGCACCAGCACCACACAGGAAGTCACCGATGCGGTGATTGCCAATCTGGATTAG